A region of Lycium barbarum isolate Lr01 chromosome 3, ASM1917538v2, whole genome shotgun sequence DNA encodes the following proteins:
- the LOC132631820 gene encoding calcium-dependent protein kinase 26: protein MAVAKSSNSNTESSLNSCSCYKVANLSDTILDASHTANLHDRYVLGEQLGWGQFGIIRTCSDKFTGEVLACKSIAKNRLVTQEDVRSVKLEIEIMTRLSGHPNVVDLKAVYEEEDYVHLVMELCAGGELFHQLERHGRFSEAEARVLFRDLMEVVMYCHHKGIVHRDLKPENILLATKGSSSPIKLADFGLATYIKPGQSLQGTVGSPFYIAPEVLAGGYNQAADIWSAGVILYILLSGIPPFWGKTKSKIFDAVRAADLRFPSDRWDTISSSAKELIKGMLCTDPSQRLTTQQILDHAWVRDSSPHFNEPCLEVHSDEGSSCCSSLMARNQDISFGTGSAVLIDAHSPKFTCQTSFSTLLTEHSSTSYGSAVFSFGSTGGPNGHDFASPVLTLPSFTFFGSSLVVDQGSYEVDLSVTTSDVDLLHKDASVEQVFMLSDSPVGFEQVVRDKTAEVRKSGSNGSRTLGIQSRRNHTIGLGEFEQIDIVVTESVIRWASCTCLPTATSLRSSLVC, encoded by the exons ATGGCTGTTGCCAAGAGCAGCAACAGCAACACTGAATCATCACTTAATTCATGTAGTTGCTATAAAGTTGCAAACTTGAGTGATACCATTTTGGATGCGAGTCATACTGCTAATCTGCATGATCGTTACGTTCTCGGAGAACAGCTGGGGTGGGGCCAGTTTGGGATAATTAGGACATGCTCTGACAAGTTCACTGGAGAGGTGTTGGCCTGCAAATCAATTGCTAAAAATAGACTGGTGACTCAGGAGGATGTGCGAAGTGTTAAGCTTGAAATTGAAATAATGACCAGGCTTTCTGGCCACCCGAATGTTGTAGATCTCAAGGCGGTTTATGAGGAAGAAGATTATGTACACCTAGTAATGGAGCTTTGTGCTGGGGGAGAACTTTTCCACCAGCTTGAGAGGCATGGTAGATTTTCCGAGGCTGAGGCTAGGGTTCTCTTCCGTGACCTAATGGAAGTGGTGATGTACTGTCATCATAAAGGCATTGTACACAGAGATCTTAAGCCGGAGAACATTCTCTTGGCTACAAAGGGTTCTTCTTCTCCGATAAAATTAGCTGATTTTGGTCTTGCAACCTACATCAAGCCAG GTCAAAGTTTGCAAGGTACTGTTGGCAGCCCATTTTATATAGCTCCAGAGGTCCTGGCAGGAGGTTATAATCAAGCAGCTGATATCTGGAGCGCTGGTGTAATTCTTTACATTCTTCTTAGTGGAATACCACCATTTTGGGGGAAGACAAAGTCAAAGATCTTTGATGCTGTCAGGGCAGCTGATTTGCGGTTTCCTTCTGATCGCTGGGATACAATATCGTCTTCAGCAAAAGAGCTGATTAAAGGAATGCTATGTACAGATCCTTCTCAGAGGCTTACGACTCAGCAAATTCTAG ATCATGCATGGGTACGGGATAGCTCTCCGCATTTCAATGAGCCATGCCTTGAAGTGCATTCAGATGAAGGCTCCTCCTGTTGCTCTTCTCTTATGGCTCGGAATCAGGATATCAGTTTTGGGACAGGCTCTGCTGTTTTAATTGATGCCCACTCGCCAAAATTCACATGCCAGACATCATTTTCTACGTTACTAACAGAACACTCATCAACTTCCTATGGATCCGCTGTATTCTCTTTCGGTAGTACCGGTGGACCAAATGGCCATGACTTTGCTTCTCCTGTTCTAACACTGCCGAGTTTTACATTCTTCGGCTCGAGTTTAGTTGTTGATCAAGGGAGTTATGAAGTTGATTTATCTGTTACAACATCTGATGTAGATTTACTTCATAAAG ATGCCAGCGTGGAACAGGTGTTTATGCTGTCAGACTCTCCTGTAGGCTTTGAGCAAGTGGTAAGAGATAAGACAGCAGAAGTTAGAAAGAGTGGATCAAATGGATCCAGAACCCTAGGCATCCAGAGCAGGAGGAACCATACAATTGGTCTCGGCGAATTTGAGCAGATTGATATTGTGGTGACTGAATCAGTTATCCGATGGGCATCGTGCACGTGTCTTCCTACTGCCACATCACTCAGGTCTTCTCTTGTCTGTTGA
- the LOC132631821 gene encoding uncharacterized protein LOC132631821, with protein sequence MGSQIYTPTPQFSCQLPITKSRHVSSYSSLQLKPRIRIISSQQQPQSTSVVTETPIPRTSTYNVDFKTFDACKLGISRYPDFVYNAKGGTGTGTGKKIESSEEISVDFDLEKLYIPPLTSATAKFLGWPLPPFLKIAVEPELLRGYVNQETGKVNLEFKAKFWFSVGTIYRAPPLLVETLLTSEETKGRIKEGKGERLNEEGRCKLVGIATVEPIDDLFMNTFLSLPTECLAKMNATLLFSST encoded by the exons ATGGGTTCTCAAATTTACACACCAACTCCTCAATTCTCATGCCAACTTCCCATAACCAAATCAAGACATGTATCTTCATATTCCTCACTTCAGTTAAAACCCAGAATCAGAATCATAAGTTCTCAGCAACAGCCACAGTCTACTAGTGTTGTTACTGAAACACCAATTCCAAGAACTAGTACATACAATGTGGACTTCAAGACTTTTGATGCTTGCAAACTAGGTATTTCTAGATATCCAGATTTTGTGTATAATGCCAaaggaggtacaggtactggaaCGGGAAAAAAGATTGAGTCAAGTGAGGAGATTTCTGTTGATTTTGACTTGGAAAAGTTGTACATTCCTCCATTAACATCTGCAACTGCTAAGTTCTTGGGATGGCCATTGCCCCCTTTTCTGAAAATTGCTGTTGAACCTGAACTCCTTAGAGGATATGTCAACCAAGAAACTGGCAAG GTTAATCTAGAGTTCAAGGCCAAGTTCTGGTTTTCAGTTGGAACCATCTACAGAGCGCCACCACTGCTCGTGGAGACACTTTTAACGTCAGAAGAAACGAAGGGAAGAATTAAAGAAGGAAAAGGGGAGAGGCTAAATGAAGAAGGAAGGTGCAAACTTGTTGGGATAGCAACAGTTGAACCTATTGACGACTTGTTTATGAATACATTTCTTAGCCTTCCAACAGAATGTCTTGCAAAAATGAATGCCACCCTCTTATTTTCCAGTACCTAG
- the LOC132631818 gene encoding zinc finger CCCH domain-containing protein 48: MEMDGSKRVFQRLGPPPSQQGDNNSNNNRQPKVCIHWRAGRCNRFPCPFLHRESQGPPPPHHQQQGNNGMSSSSKRPHGFYEDDNNNNNRGGMRRNPNFNNTWGRSGGAAVVRKTEKVCNYWVKGNCTYGNTCRYLHSWTTGDCFTLLSQLEGHKKVVTGIALPSGSDKLYSGSTDKTVRVWDCQSGQCAGVVDFDGEVGCMLSEGPWIFVGITNLVKAWNTQTATDLSLNGPVGQVYALVVGNDMLLAGTEDGILAWKYNGSTNNFDPIRALTGHTHHVVSLVVGANRLYSGSMDNSIRVWNLETFQCLQILTDHTSVVMSVLCWDQFLLSCSLDKTIKVWAANESGNLEVTYTHQEERGLLALCGMHDSEAKPVLLCSCNDNTIRVYDLPSFSERGKIFSKEGVRRIEIGPAGLFFTGDESGQVRVWKWSTESSTSTS; the protein is encoded by the exons ATGGAAATGGATGGAAGCAAACGCGTGTTCCAGCGGTTAGGTCCTCCTCCATCACAACAGGGGGACAACAACAGTAATAATAACAGACAGCCAAAAGTATGTATTCATTGGAGGGCTGGAAGATGTAACAGATTTCCATGTCCTTTCTTACATAGAGAATCACAGGGACCGCCACCGCCACATCATCAGCAACAAGGCAATAATGGGATGTCGTCGTCGTCGAAGCGGCCTCATGGGTTTTACgaggatgataataataataataatagaggtGGGATGCGAAGGAATCCGAATTTTAATAATACATGGGGGAGAAGTGGAGGTGCAGCAGTTGTCAGGAAAACAGAGAAAGTTTGTAATTACTGGGTTAAAGGGAATTGCACATATGGAAATACATGTAGGTATTTGCATTCATGGACTACTGGGGATTGCTTCACATTGTTGAGCCAACTTGAAGGCCACAAAAAG GTTGTTACAGGGATTGCTTTGCCATCGGGCTCAGATAAGCTTTATTCCGGGAGTACGGACAAGACAGTACGAGTGTGGGATTGCCAGTCTGGGCAG TGTGCAGGGGTTGTCGATTTTGATGGTGAAGTAGGTTGTATGCTGAGTGAAGGGCCATGGATTTTTGTGGGAATAACTAATCTTGTCAAG GCATGGAATACTCAAACAGCAACTGACCTCAGTCTTAATGGGCCAGTTGGACAAGTCTATGCTCTTGTTGTTGGCAATGATATGCTCCTTGCTGGTACGGAG GATGGGATATTGGCATGGAAATATAATGGGAGCACCAACAATTTTGATCCAATCAGAGCATTGACTGGACACACCCATCATGTGGTATCACTGGTCGTTGGAGCTAATAGACTATATTCTGGTTCCATGGACAATTCAATAAGA GTATGGAACCTTGAAACTTTTCAGTGTCTACAGATCTTGACAGATCATACAAGTGTTGTTATGTCTGTTCTATGCTGGGATCAGTTTCTTTTATCATGTTCACTGGACAAAACGATAAAG GTCTGGGCCGCTAATGAGAGTGGGAACCTGGAGGTTACATATACTCATCAAGAGGAACGG GGTTTGCTCGCTCTCTGTGGCATGCATGATTCAGAAGCAAAGCCTGTATTGCTCTGTTCTTGCAATGACAACACGATTCGCGTCTATGATTTGCCATC CTTTTCCGAGAGGGGGAAGATATTCTCCAAGGAGGGTGTCCGTCGAATCGAGATCGGTCCTGCTGGTTTATTTTTTACTGGTGATGAATCAGGTCAAGTTAGAGTCTGGAAGTGGTCAACTGAATCCAGCACTAGTACATCTTGA